The following nucleotide sequence is from Clostridia bacterium.
AAGCGCGAAGGTGCTCGGCTTGGTCACGCATGTTGTTGCACCCCCACAATCAGTTCGGCTAAGCGGCGTGGCTGGGCTGCCTCAATATCATCTGGAACCCGCTGGCCGGTAGTTATGTAGGCAATGGGCAGGCCAGTACTGGCACCGATGTTGGCTATATTTCCCAGACTCTCGGTTTCATCCAATTTAGTAAAAATCAGCTTCCGGTATTGAGTAGGGCGAAAGTCTTTGACTATCCGAAATAAATCCTCGGTCTTAGTGCCACAGCTTAAAACCAAATAGGTCTCGCTAGAGCCAACCCCTTTGGTAAAACCGGCTACCTCCTGGATCATCATGGCATTACGTGAAGGTCTTCCTGCGGTATCAATGAAGATATAGTCCTTATCTTGATGGGCAGATACTTGCTGCCGCAATTGGCCTGGGCTATTGGCCACTTCCAGAGGCACGCCTAGGATTTCCGCGTAGGTGCGTAATTGCTCCACTGCGCCTATCCGATAAGTATCAGTAGTAATCAGCGCTACCCGCTTACGGTGGTAAACTGCCATCAGGGCAGCCAGCTTTGCCAGCGTGGTGGTCTTGCCCACTCCTGTAGGTCCCACAAAGCTTAAAACTTTGCTCGATGGCTGCATGCCGCTCCCCGGAGCAAAAAGACCAGCTAACTGCTCTACCAGTTGCTCCCATATTACCTCTGGCGGCTGACTATTCCGGTAGCCTTCTGGCAAGGAGCTCAGGACCCTATCAATGAGGCTGGAATTCAAGTCAGCCTTTTCAAGGACCTCTCGCCACCTGTCAGCTTCAGCGGCTTTTCTGGCGGCCGCGGTGTTGCGACTAAACTCCTGCAGCCAGCTTTCCACTTTTTGGACCCGCTGCTCGATTTGCACAAAGGGCGAAAGCGAGGAGTAGCTGTTGTCATCGGCGGCAGCTGTAATTTCCCAGTACCGCCGGCCCAAAATATTCCACCATGGTCCACGCCTTACTCTTCTCTGGTCCACGATGATGGCATCCCGTCCCAAATCTTTGCGCACCTGGTTTAAGGCTTCCGGTATGCTCGTTGCATAGTATCGCTTCATTCTCATTCCCCGTTCACCGTCCCTATCACTTCCACTTGAACGCTAGGAACCAACTCGCTCATGGACAGAACAGCTAGGTTGGGCAAAAA
It contains:
- the flhF gene encoding flagellar biosynthesis protein FlhF, which gives rise to MKRYYATSIPEALNQVRKDLGRDAIIVDQRRVRRGPWWNILGRRYWEITAAADDNSYSSLSPFVQIEQRVQKVESWLQEFSRNTAAARKAAEADRWREVLEKADLNSSLIDRVLSSLPEGYRNSQPPEVIWEQLVEQLAGLFAPGSGMQPSSKVLSFVGPTGVGKTTTLAKLAALMAVYHRKRVALITTDTYRIGAVEQLRTYAEILGVPLEVANSPGQLRQQVSAHQDKDYIFIDTAGRPSRNAMMIQEVAGFTKGVGSSETYLVLSCGTKTEDLFRIVKDFRPTQYRKLIFTKLDETESLGNIANIGASTGLPIAYITTGQRVPDDIEAAQPRRLAELIVGVQQHA